In Streptomyces sp. NBC_01231, the sequence GGAACGTCCAGGCGTGGTAGAAGCACTGGAAGAGCCTGGTCGAGCCCTCGCTCTCGCGGCACAGCACGGTCCCGCGGTGGGGGCAGGAGTTCAGGAACGCGTGCACCTCGCCGGCGGTGTCCCGGCAGAAGATCAGCGGTCGGCCGCCGAGGGTGCGGACCTTGAAGTCGTTGGGGTTGGGGATCTCGGTCTCGTGGCCGAGGTAGAGCCAGGTGTGTGTCCATACCCAGCCGCGTTCCCGGGTGAAGATCTCCGCGCTGCGGTAGGCCTCGCGGTTGACCCGGAAGGTGAGCTGGTCCCAGTTCTCGACGATCATCGGTGCTGGGACGGTCCGGGGGTTGCTTCCCATTACGGCGTATGCCTCTCACAAGTCCCGACCCGAGTGGCGTGTTGTGAGACGCCATCTCGTATGTCGCGCCAGCTTCTCCTAGCACAGGCGACAGTGTCAAGCAATCGCCTGACGGTTGACACCCCGCGCCCGCACCGCCATCATCCATTCCACATTAGAAGACACCATCTCGCATTCCGTGCGACCGTGTGAAGGGCAAGAAGCCCGTGCCGTACGTCATCACTCAGGCATGTCTCGACGTCATGGACAAGTCGTGCATGGAGGAGTGCCCGGCCGACTGCATCTACGAGGGCGACCGGATGCTCTACATCCAGCCCGACGAATGCGTCGAGTGCGGGCGCTGCGAACCTGTCTGCCCGCAGATCTCGATCTTCCACCACGAGGACCTGCCGGCTCAGGCGGAGCAGTCCCAGCGCGTCAACGCCGAGTTCTTCACCCTCGAAATCACCGGAGCCGAACCGCTCGGATCGCCCGGCGGCGCACGCAAGATCGGCCGGGTCGGCCACGACCACCCGGAGGTGGGAGCGTGAGCGGCTTGCCGACCGCCACGGGCGCCGGCCCCGAGGTGTCCGTCGACCTGCTGGTCATCGGCGCCGGCCCGACGGGGCTGTACGGCGCGTACTACGCCGGCTTCCGCGGCATGAGCGTCGCGGTCGCCGACGCCCTGCCCGAAGTCGGCGGCCAGATCACCGCGCTGTACCCCGAGAAGCTCGTCTACGACGTGGCCGGCTTCCCTACCGTACGCGGCCAGGACCTGGTGGACCGGCTGGCCGAGCAGGCCGGGCGGTGGAACCCCGCCTACCTGCTCGGGCACGGGGTCACCGGCCTCGACGACGCGGGCGACCACATCGTCGCCACCACCGACGCCGGCGCGCGGATCACCGCGGGGGCGGTGCTCGTCTGCGGCGGGATCGGCAACTTCGTCCCCCGCGAGCTCCCCGTGGGCTCCGACTACGTGGGCCGGGGGCTGCGGTACTTCGTGCCGCGGCTGGACGAACTCGCCGGACAGGACGTCGTGGTGGTCGGCGGCGGGGACTCCGCGCTGGACTGGACGCTGTCGCTGGAGCCGATCGCCTCGTCAGTGACGGTGGTGCACCGGCGCACGCGGTTCCGGGCCCACGAACGCACCGTCGAGCAGGTGCACGCGTCCTCCGTGCGCGTCCTGACGCCCTACGAGGTCGAGAAGATCTCCGGCGACGGGTCGGTGTCGGAGGTCGTGGTCGCGGGCCCGGACGGCGACCGGATCAGCCTGCCCGCCCAGTCCGTCGTCGCCGCGCTCGGCTTCATCGCCGATCTCGGACCGATCGAGCGATGGGGACTGGAACTGCGCCGCCGGCGCATCCTCGTCGACCGCACGATGCGCACGAGCCGGCAGCGCGTCTTCGCGGCCGGGGACATCGCCGACCACGACGGCAAGGTCAGCCTCATCTCGATCGGCTTCGGCGAGGCGGCACTCGCCGTCAACCACATCGCCTCCCTGCTCGACCCGGCGCGCCCGCTCACGCCGGGACACTCCTCCGATGCGTGAGTGCCTGGGTTCCGATGCGTGAGTGCTTGGTTCCCGTTCACCGCCGCTGCTCGCTGCGGTGAAGCACCTCAGTACTTCCCGCACCTTTACCCGGCTCTCACCGTTACGCTATCCAATACGACGTTCCATTCAACGTCTTACCACCTTACTAAGTACGGGACAGGAGCAAGATTTCATGGTCACGAAGGCGCAGCCCGGCACCGGCGAGCGAGGCGGTCCCGACACGACCGCGCCGACCATCCAGACGGTGCAGCGTGCGGCGCTGATTCTCGGCTCGTTCACGGTCGGCAAGCCGCACATGAGTCTCAATGAGATCACCGCACGTCTCGGGGCGAGCAAGGCGACCGCGCACCGCTACACGAAGGCGCTGCGGGCGGCGAACCTGCTGCGGTACGACGAGCGCACCTCGCTCTACTCCCTCGGCCCCCAGGTGCTCACGCTCGCTTCGGCAGCGCGGGCCGGCCTGCCGATCGTCGCCGCCGCCGAGCCGTACATGGAGGATCTGGTCCGGCGTATCGACGAGACGATCGTCCTGTCGGTCTGGGACGGGGAGTCGCCGACGGTGGTGCGCTCGGTGGACAACACCGACCACATGGTGCGCATCAGCGTCCGGGTCGGCTCGCGTCTCGACCTCACCTCCTCGGCACAGGGACGGATCTTCCTCACGTTCCTGCCTCCGGACCAGGTACCGACGCTGCCGCGCTCGGTCCGCAAGTCGTCCGAGCTCACCGAGGAGCTCGACGCCATCCGGCGGCACGGGCTGTCGGTCAACTCCCCCGCCGTCAACGGGGTCCGTACCATCGCGGCGCCGATCTTCGAGGGCGACGAGATCAGCGGGACACTCGCGGTCGTCGGCACGACGGCGACCGTCCCTGACGACGTCGACTCACCGATGGCCAAGGCGCTGCTGGAGACCACCCGCGCGCTGTCGCAGCGGCTCGGCAACTCGGACGGCGGACCTACCTCCGACTGACCCGCTTGTCGGGACGGCGGGCCCACGGTTCGCGACCCGCAACCTGCTGACGGTATGACAGACAGAGGGCCTCCGGGCGGAGTGGATGCGTCTGGCATTCGCTCCGCCCGGAGGCCCTCGATGTTCTGGAAGCCGGTTTTTGGGTCAGGGAAGCAGGTCGGCCCTCGGCGGGACGAAGAAGTCGATGTTCACGCAGGGGGCCTCCGTCGGCTCCACGTAGTGCTCGCTGCCGCGGGGAACCAGCAGGAACGACCCCGCACGCATGTCGTGCGCGACACCGTCCACGTAGTAGGTCGCACGCCCCTCGGCGATATGGACCAGCTGGTCGAACTCCTCGTGCCGGTGCGGGTTCAGCGTCATGCCGATGTCGAGCTCGTGGTGGCAGATCATCATCTCGTCCGTCGCGTAGACGCGACGGCGGACCCCCGGCCGCACCTGGGTCACGGGCAGCTCGTCCCAGTTCAGGACGGTGCTGAACAGCGCCGCGTTGCGTGTGGTCACTGGTTTTCCTCTCCGGCCGCCGCGCGCAGGGCGGCCGCCAGCATCTGAAGGTCGGAGCCGACGACCAGGTAGTCGGCGTCACTCAGGCCCAGGTCCGCGGCGGCGCCCCGGGCCGGCACCCAGCCGCCGAACGCCACCGCCGCCAGGCGGGCGGCCTCGCGCACCTGGTCCACCGCGGCGCGCAGCACCGCGAGGTCGGTCGGCAGGCCCAGGTCGACCGCGAGGTCGGTGCTGCCGACGAAGCACACGTCGAGAGGGGCGAGCAGATCCGGCAGAGGGTCGGTCCGTGCCGTCTCGATCTGGCCGACCAGCACCGGCGGGTCGTCCTGCTCACCGCGCAGGAATGCGGCCAGCGGGGTCGCACCGAACCGGGCGGCCCTGTTGGCCAGGCTGACCGACCGGCGGCCGGCGGGCGCGAACCGGGTCGCCGCCACGAGTGCCTCGGCCTGGGCGACGCGGGTGAGCATGGACACCTGGATACCCGCCGCCCCGGCCTCCAGCAGCCGGTTGACGGCGGGGGCGTCCACCTCGGGTACGCGGACGAGGGCCGGCAGGCCGCACGCGTGCGCGTGGCGCACCAGGTCGACGGCGTTCTGCTCGGTGAGGGTGGAGTGTTCGAGGTCGACGACCACGAACGCGAACCGTGCCGCCTCGGCCAGTTCCACCACGTCGGGCGACGCCAGCTTGACGAACGTACCGACGGCGGGTCGCCCCATGGTCAGGGCCGCACGCAGCCGGCGCCGCAACAGGTGGACGTCACCGACGCTCATCACGTCCTCCCCTTCCGGGGAACGGGCGGGCGTCTCACGCCGTCGGCAGACCGCGCCACGGCACGACGTCGATCTCGGCGCCGCCGTGGAGCACGACGGTCGGCTCCAGGCGCGGCGCGACGATCGTGTTGCCCGCCGCGTCGGGCAGGGTGACCTCGTCGGTCCAGTTGACGACCGTGACGTCGGCCCGCCCTCCGACCTCCAGGCGCCCGTAGCCCTCGACATCGAGCCCGAGCAGTTGTGCGGGAGCGACGGTGGCCCGCCGGACGCACTCCTCCAGCGGCGCTCCGAGCGCGACCAGCTTGGAGATGCTGGTGAGCAGGTCGAACACCGGGCCACGCCAGTTGCGGGCGCTGGTGTCGGAGCTGAGGACGTCGGGCAGGAACCCGTCGGCGATTGCCCGGCGCGCCACCTCGAAGCTGAGGTTGCTCTTCCCGTGGGCGGAATCGAACAGCACGCCGCGCTCCCGGGCCGCCATGACTGCGGGGTGCACCAGGTCGCCGTCGAGGATGCCGTTCGGCTTGCCGGTGTAGCAGTGCGCCACGATGTCGCCGGGGCGCAAGTAGTCCAGGACGACGGGCACCGGCTCCTCGGTCTCGCCGATGTGCACCATCAGCGGCAGTCCGGCCTGTTCGGCCAGCGCCACGGACTTCTTCAGCAACGACTCCCAGTTCTCGCCGACGACGTCCTCGGACAGGCGGATCTTGAAGCCGCGCACGATGTCGGGGTGGGCCTCGGCGGTCGCGAGCGCGTCCTCGGGGACCAGGGTGTCGGGGTTGAGCAGCTCGCCGAACCTGAAGTCGATCAGGCCCAGCACCGAGACGTTGAGGAAGTTGACGATGCGCAGCGGGTTCGCCTCGACCACCAGCTTACGGAAGGCCGCGAACGTCGAGGCGCCGGCCGTACCGGCATCCGCCGCGGCGACGACGCCACGGCGCAGGTGGGCCTCCTCGGCCGGGGCGCCGACGGCGGAGACGTACTGGAATATGTGAGTGTGGCCCTCGACCAGGCCCGGCAGCACGGTGGAGCCGGTGACGTCGATCGTGCGGGCCGCGCCCGCCGACAGGCCTTCCCCGATCGCCGCGATGCGGTCACCGGTGACCGCCACGTCGAGCCGGGCGTTGGTGCCCGACGCCGGATCGATGACGGTGCCGCCGGCCAGGACGAGGTCGTAGGACGACGCGGAGGAGATGGGCATCGGTGTGTGCTCCAGAGTGAGGGGCGGTCAGCTGACCGGTTCGGTCAGCCGGGGGTGGCGCGGTGAGGTGTGAGCGGGACGCACGATGCGGGTGACGAGCGGCAGTACACCGTCCACCTCGACCCGCACCTCGTCGCCGTCAGCGAGGAAGCACGCGCGGTCCTGGCCGGTGCCGGCCGGGGTTCCGGTGAGGACGACGTCGCCGGGTTCCAGCGCGGCGAACCACGACAGGCGGCTGAGCAGATCGGCGATCGCGAAGATCATCCCGGCGCTCGTGTCGTCCTGCACGAGCTCGCCGTTGACCCGGGTCCGTACCCGGATCGCTTCGCGATCGGCGAGGTCGTCGGGGGTGCGGATCGATGCGCCGAGCGGCGTGAACCCTGGGTAGCTCTTGGCCAGGGCGGGCACCGCCGTGGTGCGCATGACGTCACGTGCCGTCATGTCGTTGGCCGCGGTGATGCCGGCGATCGCGGGCCAGATCTCCGACTCGGACGCCTGGTACAGCCGGCGTCCGACGACGACCGCGATCTCCCCTTCGTAGTCGGGTTCGGTCGCGGCCCGCGGGATCATCACCTGCGCGCCCGGGGCGAGGACGGCGGACGACGCGGCCAGGTACAGGATCGGCTGCTCGGGCAGTCCCCGGCCGGCCCGGGCCGCCTTCGACACGTAGTTGAGCCCGACGCCCCACACCGCGCGGGGACGGCCCAGCGGCGCCACGATCGTGGCCTGGTCGAGCGGGATCCGCCGGCGCACCGCGCAGGACGCCAGGCTCCGTAGCGAGCCATCCTGCGCGAGGACCGCGCCGACGTGCGGAAATGCCGTGTCCAACAGGGCGATGGCCCCGTCCTCGATCCGGCCCAGGCCGGACTGTGTCGTCACCACTTGCATGACGCCATCTTTCAATGCGAGACGACATCATGTCAAGCAATGCGAGATGGCATCATGCAGAGCGATATAGAGGTCAGACCGTGGATACGTCGACACCCCGTCCGCACGAGGGCGGACGGGGTGTGAGGGAGCTGGTTCCGGGCTGCCGGCCAGGGGCGTCAGGCGAGCTGCCGCTGCACCTCGCCGCTGTCCCAGTAGTCCGTGCGGCGCGTGATGAGACCGTCGGCGACGGTGAACACGAAGACCCCGCGCACGCGTACGGGGCGGTCGCCCGCCGAACGCATCCGGAACGTCATGACGTACGGCACGGCGGCCGACTCGGCGTCCACGAGGAAGCTCTCGAGCACATAGTGCAGGTCCCCGAAGTTCTCGAGGAACCCGGTCAGCGCGGCCCGGTACTCGGCGCGGCCCCTGCGGCTCTGGCCCATGGCCGACGTGTGCTCGTTGACGAAGTCCTCGGCCACGCAGGCGGCCACGGCGTCGGCGTCGTGCGCGTTCAACGCCGCGAGGTACGCCTCGACGGCGGCGCGGGTGTCCTTCAGGACGAACCCCACTTCTGGCGGACCGAGTCGAAGACCCGCTGGTCGTGGGAGATCTCGACGACGTTGCCGTCGGGGTCCTTCAGAGCGCAGATGTAGCCGACGGGCTCGGGCATCTGCCGGGGCTCCCAGTGCAGGCAGCCGAGCTCGCGGGCCCGGTCCGCGAGCGCGTCGACGTCCTCCCGCGCCGGCACCTCGATGCCGAGGTGCGCGAACGGGTGCAGCAGGCCCAGCTGGTTGCCCTTGTCCTTGTTGAAGGACACCAGGACGAGGACGAACGGCGTCTCGGCCTGCTGGTCGTTGGAGAGCCAGACGCTCTCGCCGTCGGCGTCCTTGAACCGCTCGACCACGACCAGCGGAGTCAGCGTGGTGTAGAAAGCGATCGCCTTGTCGAGATCGCCGGTCGGCAGCGCGACATGAGTCCAGCGTGCCGAGGTGAGACCGGTGGCCACGGTACCTCCATGGTGAGTGGG encodes:
- a CDS encoding cupin domain-containing protein, translating into MTTRNAALFSTVLNWDELPVTQVRPGVRRRVYATDEMMICHHELDIGMTLNPHRHEEFDQLVHIAEGRATYYVDGVAHDMRAGSFLLVPRGSEHYVEPTEAPCVNIDFFVPPRADLLP
- a CDS encoding amidohydrolase family protein — protein: MPISSASSYDLVLAGGTVIDPASGTNARLDVAVTGDRIAAIGEGLSAGAARTIDVTGSTVLPGLVEGHTHIFQYVSAVGAPAEEAHLRRGVVAAADAGTAGASTFAAFRKLVVEANPLRIVNFLNVSVLGLIDFRFGELLNPDTLVPEDALATAEAHPDIVRGFKIRLSEDVVGENWESLLKKSVALAEQAGLPLMVHIGETEEPVPVVLDYLRPGDIVAHCYTGKPNGILDGDLVHPAVMAARERGVLFDSAHGKSNLSFEVARRAIADGFLPDVLSSDTSARNWRGPVFDLLTSISKLVALGAPLEECVRRATVAPAQLLGLDVEGYGRLEVGGRADVTVVNWTDEVTLPDAAGNTIVAPRLEPTVVLHGGAEIDVVPWRGLPTA
- a CDS encoding IclR family transcriptional regulator encodes the protein MVTKAQPGTGERGGPDTTAPTIQTVQRAALILGSFTVGKPHMSLNEITARLGASKATAHRYTKALRAANLLRYDERTSLYSLGPQVLTLASAARAGLPIVAAAEPYMEDLVRRIDETIVLSVWDGESPTVVRSVDNTDHMVRISVRVGSRLDLTSSAQGRIFLTFLPPDQVPTLPRSVRKSSELTEELDAIRRHGLSVNSPAVNGVRTIAAPIFEGDEISGTLAVVGTTATVPDDVDSPMAKALLETTRALSQRLGNSDGGPTSD
- a CDS encoding VOC family protein, which codes for MATGLTSARWTHVALPTGDLDKAIAFYTTLTPLVVVERFKDADGESVWLSNDQQAETPFVLVLVSFNKDKGNQLGLLHPFAHLGIEVPAREDVDALADRARELGCLHWEPRQMPEPVGYICALKDPDGNVVEISHDQRVFDSVRQKWGSS
- a CDS encoding fumarylacetoacetate hydrolase family protein; the encoded protein is MVTTQSGLGRIEDGAIALLDTAFPHVGAVLAQDGSLRSLASCAVRRRIPLDQATIVAPLGRPRAVWGVGLNYVSKAARAGRGLPEQPILYLAASSAVLAPGAQVMIPRAATEPDYEGEIAVVVGRRLYQASESEIWPAIAGITAANDMTARDVMRTTAVPALAKSYPGFTPLGASIRTPDDLADREAIRVRTRVNGELVQDDTSAGMIFAIADLLSRLSWFAALEPGDVVLTGTPAGTGQDRACFLADGDEVRVEVDGVLPLVTRIVRPAHTSPRHPRLTEPVS
- a CDS encoding nuclear transport factor 2 family protein, whose translation is MGFVLKDTRAAVEAYLAALNAHDADAVAACVAEDFVNEHTSAMGQSRRGRAEYRAALTGFLENFGDLHYVLESFLVDAESAAVPYVMTFRMRSAGDRPVRVRGVFVFTVADGLITRRTDYWDSGEVQRQLA
- a CDS encoding NAD(P)/FAD-dependent oxidoreductase produces the protein MSGLPTATGAGPEVSVDLLVIGAGPTGLYGAYYAGFRGMSVAVADALPEVGGQITALYPEKLVYDVAGFPTVRGQDLVDRLAEQAGRWNPAYLLGHGVTGLDDAGDHIVATTDAGARITAGAVLVCGGIGNFVPRELPVGSDYVGRGLRYFVPRLDELAGQDVVVVGGGDSALDWTLSLEPIASSVTVVHRRTRFRAHERTVEQVHASSVRVLTPYEVEKISGDGSVSEVVVAGPDGDRISLPAQSVVAALGFIADLGPIERWGLELRRRRILVDRTMRTSRQRVFAAGDIADHDGKVSLISIGFGEAALAVNHIASLLDPARPLTPGHSSDA
- a CDS encoding ferredoxin family protein, which codes for MPYVITQACLDVMDKSCMEECPADCIYEGDRMLYIQPDECVECGRCEPVCPQISIFHHEDLPAQAEQSQRVNAEFFTLEITGAEPLGSPGGARKIGRVGHDHPEVGA
- a CDS encoding aldolase/citrate lyase family protein, whose translation is MSVGDVHLLRRRLRAALTMGRPAVGTFVKLASPDVVELAEAARFAFVVVDLEHSTLTEQNAVDLVRHAHACGLPALVRVPEVDAPAVNRLLEAGAAGIQVSMLTRVAQAEALVAATRFAPAGRRSVSLANRAARFGATPLAAFLRGEQDDPPVLVGQIETARTDPLPDLLAPLDVCFVGSTDLAVDLGLPTDLAVLRAAVDQVREAARLAAVAFGGWVPARGAAADLGLSDADYLVVGSDLQMLAAALRAAAGEENQ